One part of the Arabidopsis thaliana chromosome 1 sequence genome encodes these proteins:
- the UGT85A3 gene encoding UDP-glucosyl transferase 85A3 (UDP-glucosyl transferase 85A3 (UGT85A3); FUNCTIONS IN: transferase activity, transferring glycosyl groups, glucuronosyltransferase activity; INVOLVED IN: metabolic process; LOCATED IN: cellular_component unknown; EXPRESSED IN: 19 plant structures; EXPRESSED DURING: 9 growth stages; CONTAINS InterPro DOMAIN/s: UDP-glucuronosyl/UDP-glucosyltransferase (InterPro:IPR002213); BEST Arabidopsis thaliana protein match is: UDP-Glycosyltransferase superfamily protein (TAIR:AT1G22400.1); Has 7656 Blast hits to 7558 proteins in 363 species: Archae - 0; Bacteria - 87; Metazoa - 2193; Fungi - 26; Plants - 5186; Viruses - 99; Other Eukaryotes - 65 (source: NCBI BLink).) — protein MGSRFVSNEQKPHVVCVPYPAQGHINPMMKVAKLLHVKGFHVTFVNTVYNHNRLLRSRGANALDGLPSFQFESIPDGLPETGVDATQDIPALSESTTKNCLVPFKKLLQRIVTREDVPPVSCIVSDGSMSFTLDVAEELGVPEIHFWTTSACGFMAYLHFYLFIEKGLCPVKDASCLTKEYLDTVIDWIPSMNNVKLKDIPSFIRTTNPNDIMLNFVVREACRTKRASAIILNTFDDLEHDIIQSMQSILPPVYPIGPLHLLVNREIEEDSEIGRMGSNLWKEETECLGWLNTKSRNSVVYVNFGSITIMTTAQLLEFAWGLAATGKEFLWVMRPDSVAGEEAVIPKEFLAETADRRMLTSWCPQEKVLSHPAVGGFLTHCGWNSTLESLSCGVPMVCWPFFAEQQTNCKFSCDEWEVGIEIGGDVKRGEVEAVVRELMDGEKGKKMREKAVEWRRLAEKATKLPCGSSVINFETIVNKVLLGKIPNT, from the exons atGGGATCCCGTTTTGTTTCTAACGAACAAAAACCACACGTAGTTTGCGTGCCTTACCCAGCTCAAGGCCACATTAACCCTATGATGAAAGTGGCTAAACTCCTCCACGTCAAAGGCTTCCACGTCACCTTCGTCAACACCGTCTACAACCACAACCGTCTACTCCGATCCCGTGGGGCCAACGCACTCGATGGACTTCCTTCCTTCCAGTTCGAGTCAATACCTGACGGTCTTCCGGAGACTGGCGTGGACGCCACGCAGGACATCCCTGCCCTTTCCGAGTCCACAACGAAAAACTGTCTCGTTCCGTTCAAGAAGCTTCTCCAGCGGATTGTCACGAGAGAGGATGTCCCTCCGGTGAGCTGTATTGTATCAGATGGTTCGATGAGCTTTACTCTTGACGTAGCGGAAGAGCTTGGTGTTCCGGAGATTCATTTTTGGACCACTAGTGCTTGTGGCTTCATGGCTTATCTACACTTTTATCTCTTCATCGAGAAGGGTTTATGTCCAGTAAAAG ATGCGAGTTGCTTGACGAAGGAATACTTGGACACAGTTATAGATTGGATACCGTCAATGAACAATGTAAAACTAAAAGACATTCCTAGTTTTATACGTACCACTAATCCTAACGACATAATGCTCAACTTCGTTGTCCGTGAGGCATGTCGAACCAAACGTGCCTCTGCTATCATTCTGAACACGTTTGATGACCTTGAACATGACATAATCCAGTCTATGCAATCCATTTTACCACCGGTTTATCCAATCGGACCGCTTCATCTCTTAGTAAACagggagattgaagaagatagtGAGATTGGAAGGATGGGATCAAATCTATGGAAAGAGGAGACTGAGTGCTTGGGATGGCTTAATACTAAGTCTCGAAATAGCGTTGTTTATGTTAACTTTGGGAGCATAACAATAATGACCACGGCACAGCTTTTGGAGTTTGCTTGGGGTTTGGCGGCAACGGGAAAGGAGTTTCTATGGGTGATGCGGCCGGATTCAGTAGCCGGAGAGGAGGCAGTGATTCCAAAAGAGTTTTTAGCGGAGACAGCTGATCGAAGAATGCTGACAAGTTGGTGTCCTCAGGAGAAAGTTCTTTCTCATCCGGCGGTCGGAGGGTTCTTGACCCATTGCGGGTGGAATTCGACGTTAGAAAGTCTTTCATGCGGAGTTCCAATGGTATGTTGGCCATTTTTTGCTGAGCAACAAACAAATTGTAAGTTTTCTTGTGATGAATGGGAGGTTGGTATTGAGATCGGTGGAGATGTCAAGAGGGGAGAGGTTGAGGCGGTGGTTAGAGAGCTCATGGATggagagaaaggaaagaaaatgagagagaagGCTGTAGAGTGGCGGCGCTTGGCCGAGAAAGCTACAAAGCTTCCGTGTGGTTCGTCGGTGATAAATTTTGAGACGATTGTCAACAAGGTTCTCTTGGGAAAGATCCCTAACACGTAA
- the UGT85A1 gene encoding UDP-Glycosyltransferase superfamily protein (UGT85A1; FUNCTIONS IN: in 6 functions; INVOLVED IN: metabolic process; LOCATED IN: cellular_component unknown; EXPRESSED IN: 22 plant structures; EXPRESSED DURING: 10 growth stages; CONTAINS InterPro DOMAIN/s: UDP-glucuronosyl/UDP-glucosyltransferase (InterPro:IPR002213); BEST Arabidopsis thaliana protein match is: UDP-glucosyl transferase 85A3 (TAIR:AT1G22380.1); Has 7940 Blast hits to 7832 proteins in 421 species: Archae - 0; Bacteria - 227; Metazoa - 2330; Fungi - 36; Plants - 5216; Viruses - 60; Other Eukaryotes - 71 (source: NCBI BLink).), with protein MGSQIIHNSQKPHVVCVPYPAQGHINPMMRVAKLLHARGFYVTFVNTVYNHNRFLRSRGSNALDGLPSFRFESIADGLPETDMDATQDITALCESTMKNCLAPFRELLQRINAGDNVPPVSCIVSDGCMSFTLDVAEELGVPEVLFWTTSGCAFLAYLHFYLFIEKGLCPLKDESYLTKEYLEDTVIDFIPTMKNVKLKDIPSFIRTTNPDDVMISFALRETERAKRASAIILNTFDDLEHDVVHAMQSILPPVYSVGPLHLLANREIEEGSEIGMMSSNLWKEEMECLDWLDTKTQNSVIYINFGSITVLSVKQLVEFAWGLAGSGKEFLWVIRPDLVAGEEAMVPPDFLMETKDRSMLASWCPQEKVLSHPAIGGFLTHCGWNSILESLSCGVPMVCWPFFADQQMNCKFCCDEWDVGIEIGGDVKREEVEAVVRELMDGEKGKKMREKAVEWQRLAEKATEHKLGSSVMNFETVVSKFLLGQKSQD; from the exons atgggaTCTCAGATCATTCATAACTCACAAAAACCACATGTAGTTTGTGTTCCATATCCGGCTCAAGGCCACATCAACCCTATGATGAGAGTGGCTAAACTCCTCCACGCCAGAGGCTTCTACGTCACCTTCGTCAACACCGTCTACAACCACAATCGTTTCCTTCGTTCTCGTGGGTCCAATGCCCTAGATGGACTTCCTTCGTTCCGATTTGAGTCCATTGCTGACGGTCTACCAGAGACAGACATGGATGCCACGCAGGACATCACAGCTCTTTGCGAGTCCACCATGAAGAACTGTCTCGCTCCGTTCAGAGAGCTTCTCCAGCGGATCAACGCTGGAGATAATGTTCCTCCGGTAAGCTGTATTGTATCTGACGGTTGTATGAGCTTTACTCTTGATGTTGCGGAGGAGCTTGGAGTCCCGGAGGTTCTTTTTTGGACAACCAGTGGCTGTGCGTTCCTGGCTTATCTACACTTTTATCTCTTCATCGAGAAGGGCTTATGTCCGCTAAAAG ATGAGAGTTACTTGACGAAGGAGTACTTAGAAGACACGGTTATAGATTTTATACCAACCATGAAGAATGTGAAACTAAAGGATATTCCTAGCTTCATACGTACCACTAATCCTGATGATGTTATGATTAGTTTCGCCCTCCGCGAGACCGAGCGAGCCAAACGTGCTTCTGCTATCATTCTAAACACATTTGATGACCTTGAGCATGATGTTGTTCATGCTATGCAATCTATCTTACCTCCGGTTTATTCAGTTGGACCGCTTCATCTCTTAGCAAACCGGGAGATTGAAGAAGGTAGTGAGATTGGAATGATGAGTTCGAATTTATGGAAAGAGGAGATGGAGTGTTTGGATTGGCTTGATACTAAGACTCAAAATAGTGTCATTTATATCAACTTTGGGAGCATAACGGTTTTGAGTGTGAAGCAGCTTGTGGAGTTTGCTTGGGGTTTGGCGGGAAGTGGGAAAGAGTTTTTATGGGTGATCCGGCCAGATTTAGTAGCGGGAGAGGAGGCTATGGTTCCGCCGGACTTTTTAATGGAGACTAAAGACCGCAGTATGCTAGCGAGTTGGTGTCCTCAAGAGAAAGTACTTTCTCATCCTGCTATTGGAGGGTTTTTGACGCATTGCGGGTGGAACTCGATATTGGAAAGTCTTTCGTGTGGAGTTCCGATGGTGTGTTGGCCATTTTTTGCTGACCAGCAAATGAATTGTAAGTTTTGTTGTGACGAGTGGGATGTTGGGATTGAGATAGGTGGAGATGTGAAGAGAGAGGAAGTTGAGGCGGTGGTTAGAGAGCTCATGGATGGAGAGAAGggaaagaaaatgagagaaaagGCGGTAGAGTGGCAGCGCTTAGCCGAGAAAGCGACGGAACATAAACTTGGTTCTTCCGTTATGAATTTTGAGACGGTTGTTAGCAAGtttcttttgggacaaaaatCACAGgattaa
- a CDS encoding Class-II DAHP synthetase family protein (Class-II DAHP synthetase family protein; FUNCTIONS IN: 3-deoxy-7-phosphoheptulonate synthase activity; INVOLVED IN: aromatic amino acid family biosynthetic process; LOCATED IN: membrane; EXPRESSED IN: 23 plant structures; EXPRESSED DURING: 15 growth stages; CONTAINS InterPro DOMAIN/s: DAHP synthetase, class II (InterPro:IPR002480); BEST Arabidopsis thaliana protein match is: 3-deoxy-D-arabino-heptulosonate 7-phosphate synthase 1 (TAIR:AT4G39980.1); Has 3811 Blast hits to 3796 proteins in 685 species: Archae - 0; Bacteria - 1237; Metazoa - 0; Fungi - 110; Plants - 171; Viruses - 0; Other Eukaryotes - 2293 (source: NCBI BLink).) has product MALMNGSMNLSSVKSSMINHRQPNFSSAVSRPTSFRISAVQTDPKTPAASSASAATTTPATLTKPVGVNVGKGKWAPESWRTKKALQQPDYPDLAALEAVLETIEAFPPIVFAGEARLLEERLGQAAMGEAFLLQGGDCAESFKEFNANNIRDTFRILLQMGAVLMFGGQVPVVKVGRMAGQFAKPRSDSFEEKDGVKLPSYRGDNINGDAFDSKSRIPDPQRMIRAYCQSAATLNLLRAFATGGYAAMQRVTQWNLDFTERSEQGDRYRELANRVDEALGFMHAAGLTLDHPIMQTTDFWTSHECLLLPYEQSLTRLDSTSGLYYDCSAHMIWVGERTRQLDGAHVEFLRGVANPLGIKVSDKMDPKELVKLIEILNADNKPGRITIITRMGAENMRVKLPHLIREVRRAGQIVTWVSDPMHGNTIKAPCGLKTRPFDAILAEVRAFFDVHEQEGSHPGGIHLEMTGQNVTECIGGSRTVTFDDLGSRYHTHCDPRLNASQSLELSFIIAERLRKRRIKSQKAFAL; this is encoded by the exons atggCGCTTATGAATGGAAGCATGAATCTATCATCGGTCAAATCATCGATGATCAACCACCGTCAACCAAACTTCTCCTCCGCCGTCTCCAGACCCACTTCTTTCCGGATCTCCGCCGTGCAAACCGACCCAAAAACACCAGCTGCTTCATCGGCGTCGGCGGCGACGACGACTCCGGCAACGTTGACGAAGCCCGTTGGAGTTAATGTGGGTAAAGGAAAATGGGCACCAGAGAGTTGGAGGACGAAGAAAGCTTTACAGCAACCGGACTATCCAGATTTAGCTGCGCTTGAAGCTGTGCTAGAGACGATCGAAGCTTTTCCTCCGATCGTGTTCGCCGGAGAAGCTAGATTGCTTGAGGAACGATTAGGACAAGCAGCGATGGGTGAAGCGTTTCTGTTACAAGGAGGAGATTGTGCAGAGAGTTTCAAAGAGTTTAATGCGAATAACATTCGTGATACTTTCAGGATTCTTCTTCAGATGGGTGCTGTGTTGATGTTCGGAGGTCAAGTCCCTGTTGTTAAG GTTGGGAGAATGGCGGGTCAATTTGCGAAACCAAGATCGGATTCGTTTGAGGAGAAAGATGGAGTGAAATTGCCTAGTTACAGAGGAGATAACATTAATGGAGATGCGTTTGATTCGAAATCTAGGATTCCTGATCCACAGAGGATGATTAGAGCTTATTGTCAATCTGCAGCtactttgaatcttttgagAGCTTTTGCTACTGGTGGTTATGCTGCTATGCAGAGAGTTACTCAATGGAATCTTGATTTCACTGAACGTAGTGAGCAAGGAGACAG GTACCGTGAACTAGCTAACCGTGTTGATGAAGCGCTTGGTTTCATGCACGCTGCTGGATTAACGCTCGATCATCCCATAATGCAAACAACCGACTTCTGGACTTCTCATGAATGTTTGCTCTTGCCTTATGAACAATCACTAACAAGGCTTGACTCAACCTCTGGTCTCTACTACGATTGTTCTGCCCATATGATTTGGGTCGGTGAGCGAACCAGACAGCTAGATGGTGCCCATGTCGAGTTCTTAAGAGGTGTTGCTAATCCTCTTGGAATCAAG GTGAGTGATAAAATGGATCCAAAGGAGCTAGTGAAGTTGATTGAGATCTTGAATGCTGACAATAAGCCTGGAAGGATTACAATAATCACAAGAATGGGAGCTGAGAATATGAGAGTGAAGCTTCCTCATTTGATCAGAGAAGTGCGACGTGCTGGACAGATTGTGACTTGGGTCAGTGATCCAATGCACGGAAACACCATTAAGGCTCCTTGTGGTCTCAAGACTCGTCCCTTTGACGCCATCTTG gCTGAAGTGAGAGCTTTCTTCGACGTGCACGAGCAAGAAGGTAGCCACCCCGGAGGAATTCACCTAGAAATGACTGGTCAGAACGTGACCGAGTGCATCGGTGGTTCACGCACAGTCACATTCGACGACTTGGGTTCACGTTACCACACGCACTGTGATCCTCGCCTTAATGCTTCACAGTCTCTTGAGCTCTCCTTCATCATCGCCGAACGTCTTAGAAAGAGACGCATCAAGTCTCAAAAGGCTTTTGCCCTCTAA
- a CDS encoding hydroxyproline-rich glycoprotein family protein (hydroxyproline-rich glycoprotein family protein; Has 5656 Blast hits to 3947 proteins in 438 species: Archae - 16; Bacteria - 438; Metazoa - 2628; Fungi - 766; Plants - 800; Viruses - 196; Other Eukaryotes - 812 (source: NCBI BLink).) → MKTRNQKITNLPQSFSMDLDPNQTNNVSSERSKLKAKEPVILKIHKHHFKEMVHRLTGSTCGRRFDMLRPPPFVVNNSPPSASRITTQRPYRFPTVPTMTDPMITSTVESLNTRPPSPPSLPREKDSVEARVMEDDMNQEQLHGSMLPPLFVNGDECQQQESIPPPPVPANITPPPVPANITPPPVPTSAPFGFFEWVMSPDNLQTENIQQPPLPTTLPSGSLDWANSMTDLLSEGIPPPVQVTSPDESLYWQLPESLNGPLSPSLMLSPVQRSPENSLLGSVDLPNPLNNIRPENVPPQVSAASPLWSLDCPIQSENVLPLVSATSPLDWPNPQNNLQPENVPPLVPATSPSMSLDFPNFQNTPPQVLVTSSLDWPNPQNNLQPDNVLPVTSPLDWTPNQLENYVQLENVPPLVPENLPLDLPNPQNNLQPENVPPLVPETLPLMSVDLPNFQNTPPPVPVTSPLGNLEWPFHRSIYLT, encoded by the coding sequence atgaaaacaagaaaccagaAAATTACCAATTTACCTCAAAGTTTCTCAATGGATCTTGATCCAAACCAAACTAACAATGTTTCCTCTGAGAGATCAAAATTGAAAGCTAAAGAGCCGGTGATCTTGAAAATCCACAAACACCATTTTAAGGAGATGGTTCATCGCCTCACCGGCTCAACCTGTGGTCGTCGTTTCGACATGTTACGTCCTCCGCCATTCGTTGTTAACAATAGCCCACCAAGTGCCTCTCGTATTACTACACAACGTCCTTATCGATTTCCTACGGTCCCGACTATGACCGATCCCATGATCACCTCAACGGTTGAATCACTCAACACTCGACCTCCGTCTCCACCGTCTCTTCCTCGAGAGAAAGATTCGGTGGAAGCGCGAGTGATGGAAGACGATATGAACCAGGAACAGTTACATGGGTCTATGTTGCCTCCCCTGTTCGTAAATGGTGATGAGTGCCAACAACAAGAGAGCATTCCTCCTCCACCAGTTCCAGCGAACATTACACCACCACCAGTTCCAGCGAACATTACACCACCACCAGTTCCGACAAGTGCACCGTTCGGTTTTTTTGAGTGGGTTATGTCTCCTGATAATCTACAAACGGAGAACATTCAACAACCACCACTTCCGACGACTTTACCGTCCGGATCATTAGATTGGGCCAATTCTATGACCGATCTACTATCCGAGGGCATTCCTCCACCAGTTCAGGTGACTTCACCGGACGAATCTTTATATTGGCAGTTGCCAGAATCTCTGAACGGTCCACTCTCTCCGAGCTTGATGTTGTCTCCAGTTCAACGTTCTCCGGAAAATTCACTGTTAGGGAGTGTAGACTTGCCAAATCCTCTCAACAATATACGACCAGAGAATGTTCCACCACAAGTTTCGGCAGCTTCACCGTTATGGAGTCTAGACTGCCCCATACAATCAGAGAACGTTCTACCGTTAGTTTCAGCGACTTCACCGTTAGACTGGCCAAATCCTCAGAACAATCTACAACCAGAGAACGTTCCACCACTGGTTCCGGCGACTTCACCGTCAATGAGTCTAGACTTTCCTAACTTTCAGAACACTCCACCACAAGTTCTGGTGACTTCCTCGTTAGACTGGCCAAATCCTCAAAACAATCTACAACCAGATAACGTTCTACCGGTGACTTCGCCGCTAGATTGGACACCAAATCAACTAGAGAACTATGTACAACTAGAGAACGTTCCACCACTAGTTCCGGAGAATTTACCGTTAGACTTGCCAAATCCTCAGAATAATCTACAACCAGAGAACGTTCCACCATTGGTTCCAGAGACTTTACCGTTAATGAGTGTAGATTTGCCCAATTTTCAGAACACTCCACCACCAGTTCCGGTGACTTCTCCGTTAGGGAATCTAGAGTGGCCTTTTCACCGATCAATATACCTTACCTGA
- a CDS encoding GroES-like zinc-binding dehydrogenase family protein (GroES-like zinc-binding dehydrogenase family protein; FUNCTIONS IN: oxidoreductase activity, zinc ion binding; INVOLVED IN: oxidation reduction; LOCATED IN: cellular_component unknown; EXPRESSED IN: 21 plant structures; EXPRESSED DURING: 13 growth stages; CONTAINS InterPro DOMAIN/s: GroES-like (InterPro:IPR011032), Alcohol dehydrogenase GroES-like (InterPro:IPR013154), Alcohol dehydrogenase, zinc-containing, conserved site (InterPro:IPR002328), Alcohol dehydrogenase, C-terminal (InterPro:IPR013149), Alcohol dehydrogenase superfamily, zinc-containing (InterPro:IPR002085); BEST Arabidopsis thaliana protein match is: GroES-like zinc-binding dehydrogenase family protein (TAIR:AT4G22110.2); Has 35333 Blast hits to 34131 proteins in 2444 species: Archae - 798; Bacteria - 22429; Metazoa - 974; Fungi - 991; Plants - 531; Viruses - 0; Other Eukaryotes - 9610 (source: NCBI BLink).), protein MDKTFFSSNEGKPITCKAAICRKAGEALVIEDIHVDPPQAYEVRIKILCTSLCHTDLTFWKLSFGPISRFPRILGHEAVGVVESIGENVDGFKQGDVVLPVFHPYCEECKDCKSSKTNWCDRYAEDFISNTRRYGMASRFKDSSGEVIHHFLFVSSFSEYTVVDIAHLVKISPEIPVDKAALLSCGVSTGIGAAWKVANVEEGSTIAIFGLGAVGLAVAEGARLRGAAKIIGIDTNSDKFELGKKFGFTDFINPTLCGEKKISEVIKEMTEGGVDYSFECVGLASLLNEAFISTRTGTGKTVMLGMEKHAAPISLGSFDLLRGRVICGSLFGGLKSKLDIPILVDHYLKKELNLDSFITHELNFKEINKAFALLEEGKSLRCILWMDK, encoded by the exons atGGACAAGACATTTTTCTCTAGCAACGAAGGGAAACCAATTACATGCAAAGCAGCAATATGTAGAAAAGCAGGAGAAGCATTGGTGATTGAAGACATCCACGTGGATCCACCCCAAGCTTATGAAGTTAGGATTAAGATTTTATGTACTTCTCTATGTCACACTGATCTTACTTTCTGGAAACTAAGCTTT GGACCAATTTCAAGGTTTCCTAGGATTCTTGGACACGAAGCAGTCGG TGTGGTCGAGAGCATTGGTGAAAACGTGGACGGATTTAAACAAGGTGACGTCGTTTTGCCAGTTTTTCATCCTTATTGTGAAGAATGCAAAGACTGCAAATCTTCAAAAACCAACTGGTGTGACAGATATGCCGAAGATTTCATATCAAACACAAGACGATATGGAATGGCTTCAAGATTCAAAGATTCTTCAGGAGAAGTGattcatcattttctctttgtctCAAGTTTTTCCGAATACACCGTCGTGGATATTGCACATCTTGTCAAAATATCTCCTGAAATCCCCGTTGATAAAGCGGCTTTGCTCAGCTGCGGTGTCTCCACAg GAATTGGAGCAGCTTGGAAGGTGGCTAACGTGGAAGAAGGCTCCACCATTGCAATTTTTGGCCTTGGTGCTGTTGGACTTGCg GTTGCAGAAGGAGCCAGGCTACGAGGAGCCGCAAAGATTATTGGTATTGATACCAATTCTGATAAATTCGAGCTAGGTAAA aaatttggttttacGGATTTCATCAATCCGACCTTATGCGGAGAAAAGAAGATTAGTGAG gtcaTTAAAGAAATGACAGAAGGAGGAGTTGACTATAGTTTCGAATGCGTTGGCTTAGCTTCTTTACTTAACGAGGCTTTCATCAGTACCCGCACG gGAACAGGTAAAACTGTAATGTTGGGGATGGAGAAGCATGCAGCGCCAATTAGTTTGGGtagttttgatcttttaagAGGCAGAGTTATTTGCGGAAGCTTGTTCGGTGGTCTGAAATCCAAACTTGATATTCCCATTCTAGTGGATCATTACctaaaaaag GAGCTCAATCTGGATAGTTTCATTACACACGAACTgaatttcaaagaaattaaTAAGGCTTTCGCTTTATTAGAGGAAGGAAAGTCTCTCCGCTGCATTCTATGGATGGATAAGTAA
- a CDS encoding GroES-like zinc-binding dehydrogenase family protein translates to MDKTFFSSNEGKPITCKAAICRKAGEALVIEDIHVDPPQAYEVRIKILCTSLCHTDLTFWKLSFGPISRFPRILGHEAVGVVESIGENVDGFKQGDVVLPVFHPYCEECKDCKSSKTNWCDRYAEDFISNTRRYGMASRFKDSSGEVIHHFLFVSSFSEYTVVDIAHLVKISPEIPVDKAALLSCGVSTGIGAAWKVANVEEGSTIAIFGLGAVGLAVAEGARLRGAAKIIGIDTNSDKFELGKKFGFTDFINPTLCGEKKISEVCYQISYTTSYILRQMELNKRYNNLLIH, encoded by the exons atGGACAAGACATTTTTCTCTAGCAACGAAGGGAAACCAATTACATGCAAAGCAGCAATATGTAGAAAAGCAGGAGAAGCATTGGTGATTGAAGACATCCACGTGGATCCACCCCAAGCTTATGAAGTTAGGATTAAGATTTTATGTACTTCTCTATGTCACACTGATCTTACTTTCTGGAAACTAAGCTTT GGACCAATTTCAAGGTTTCCTAGGATTCTTGGACACGAAGCAGTCGG TGTGGTCGAGAGCATTGGTGAAAACGTGGACGGATTTAAACAAGGTGACGTCGTTTTGCCAGTTTTTCATCCTTATTGTGAAGAATGCAAAGACTGCAAATCTTCAAAAACCAACTGGTGTGACAGATATGCCGAAGATTTCATATCAAACACAAGACGATATGGAATGGCTTCAAGATTCAAAGATTCTTCAGGAGAAGTGattcatcattttctctttgtctCAAGTTTTTCCGAATACACCGTCGTGGATATTGCACATCTTGTCAAAATATCTCCTGAAATCCCCGTTGATAAAGCGGCTTTGCTCAGCTGCGGTGTCTCCACAg GAATTGGAGCAGCTTGGAAGGTGGCTAACGTGGAAGAAGGCTCCACCATTGCAATTTTTGGCCTTGGTGCTGTTGGACTTGCg GTTGCAGAAGGAGCCAGGCTACGAGGAGCCGCAAAGATTATTGGTATTGATACCAATTCTGATAAATTCGAGCTAG GtaagaaatttggttttacGGATTTCATCAATCCGACCTTATGCGGAGAAAAGAAGATTAGTGAGGTATGTTATCAAATATCTTACACCACTTCATATATCTTACGTCAGATGGAGTTAAATAAACGTTACAACAACTTATTAATACATTGA